Below is a window of Mycobacterium sp. 050128 DNA.
CGCAGCGACCAGCACAGCGGAATGTCGAAACAGTGTCGCTCCCAATAGAAATAGCTTCGGACCGGCCGCCACAAGTCTTCGAAATCGGACAGGTGATCCCGCAATTCACCGGTCGTGTCCCGCATCTGCCTGGTATCGCCCGCCATGCCATGCGTCACGTTCGCCAGCTGCCGTGTCAAGTCCTGGATGTGCAACGAGACATCGATCATGTGCTGCAGCTCGGTGGTCATCCGGGACATGTCGGCCACCCGATTCCGCAGATTCTTGAGGTTCTCGATCGTGACGGCACTTTGCGCGCTGATCTGGAACGGGATCGAGGCATGGTCGATCGGCGAGCCCAGCGGCCGGGTAATGCCCTGCACCCGCGCGATACCGGGCGTGTGGAAAATGCTGCGAGCAATCCGGTCCAGGACCAGCATGTCCGTCGGGTTGCGCAGGTCGTGATCGGCCTCGATCATCAACAGCTCGGGCTCCATGCGGGCCGCCGGGAAGTGCCGGTCCGACGCCTGGAAACCGATGTTCGACGGGGTATCGGCCGGCAGGTAGTAGCGCCCGTTGTAGCCCGTCTGATAGCTCGGCAGGGCGATCAGACCGATCAGCGATACCAGGATCGACGCGACGAGCACCGGGCCGGGCCACCGGACGACGATGGTGCCGATCCGGCGCCAACGCCGGGTGCTCACATTACGTTTGGGATCGAACGTTCCGAGTCGGCCGGCGACGACGATGACGGCCGGCGCCAGCGTGAGCGAGGCCACGATCACCACCAGGACGGAGATCGAACACGGCCACCCGAGAGTGTTGAAGACCGGAAGCCGAGTGAAACTCAGGCAATACATCGCCCCGGCGACGGTCAGCCCGGACGCCAGGATCACGTGGGCCGTTCCGTGAAACATGTTGTAGTACGCGGCGTCTCGGTCCATGCCCGCTGCGCGGGCCTCCTGGTAGCGGCCGATCAGGAAGATGACGTAGTCCGTTGACGCTGCTATCGCAAGTGCCACAAGCACATTCACGGCGAAAGTGGATAGGGCGATGACGTCGTTGTTGGCCAGTGTGGCGATGACGCCCTCGGCGGTGAGCAACTCAACGCCCACCGTCAGCAGCACGAACAGCACGGTGGTCAGCGAGCGATACGCGATGAACAGCATCAGCGCGATCACGACCACGGTGATCAGGGTGATCTTCTCCAGGCTGCGGTCGCCATAGGTATGGGTATCGCCGTTGAGCGGACCCGGACCGGTCACGTAGGCCTTGATCCCGGGCGGCGGCGGCACGCTGTCCACGATGCGTTCGACGGCGACGACGGATTCGTTGGCTGCCGAGCTGCTTTGATCGCCGGCGAGGTACAGCTGGACATAGGCGGCTTTACCGTCGGCGCTCTGCGATCCCGCCGCGGTCAGGCTGTCGCCCCAGAAGTTCTCGACATGCTCGACGTGAGCCTTGTCTTCGGAGAGTTTGGCGATCAGCGTGTCGTAAAACCGATGTGCGCTGTCGCCCAGCTTGTCTCGGCCCTCCAGCACCACCATCGCAGTGGTGTCCGAATTGAACTGCTGAAAATTCTTGCCGATGCGCTTCATCGCGATCAGGGATGGCGCATCGTGGGCGCTGTACGAGACGGCATGTGTTCCGGCGACTTCGGACAGCAACGGGGTCGCGGTGTTCAGCACGGCGCACAGTGCCACCCAGAACAGGATGATCGGCAGCGCCAGCCACCGGATTGTCCGGCCGGCGGCAACCGCGCGCCCGCCGTCGCTCATGCGGACTTCACCAGGCAGCTGGTCGCGGCGTCGTGTGAGCTGACGTTAAGTTCATCGCGCACAACACCATTGACGGTGATGCGGCATCCGAGGCTCGCGCTGTCGCCCTGCGCCACTACGTTGGCCACCACGGCACTGAGCGTGGTATCGATGCGCAGCGTCCAGGGCACCGTCGCGTTTTCGACCTCGCGCGGCTGCGCGTCGGCATCCAGATAGTGGATGCTTGCCGTAGCGCCCGGCGGGCCGAAGATCTCGTAGACAACGTGCTTGGGATTGAACGCGACGATCGCGTCGGCATTGCTCTTGTCTGAATCATGTTGATGTGAACCGAAAACCCCGTGCAGCCGAGAAACGATGATGGTACCGACCGTCACCACGACGACCATGACGATCGGTACCCAGATGCGTCGGAGAATGCCGGTCATAGAGCCGTCATCGAGCCAGTCGTGCGCGCAGGGCCCGCACGAATCCGCGGGCGAGGTCCGCCAGGTCGCCATGAACCCACACCACCAGAGCGTCGCCCTCAGCGAACCCCGGGTTGAGTTCGGCGTAGAACCGCACGTCGGGTTCGTGGTCGAGCCGGCGCAGGCGCGACACATCGCGCGGCACCCCGACACCCCGTACCACCCAGGGGCCCTCGCCCACCGGGACGTAGTGCCGGCGCTCTCCCAGCGCACGCACCAACGCTTCGACATGGGCAGGCGTCGGGGTGGTGCGGCTCGGGTACAACCGGGGCATCGTCAGCGCGAATCGGCGGTAGACCGCCGCGGTGGTGCACCGGGTCATATACCCCACCCGCAGGCGTGGATTACGCAATTTGGTGATCAGTCCCTCGCGGAGCAGAAAGAGCGCTCCCGAGGCTCCACCGTGATACCCCGGGCGGAAGAACATGCCCCCGCACAACGCCGCATGGATGCGACCGCAGTGTTCGATCTTCTCGGTGCTGGCGTAGCAGAACCCCGCGAGCTCGTCCTGCGCGCCGTAGAAGAGCGCGAGGCGAACTTCGCCGGCACCGAAGACCGCCAGCCGCTCGAAT
It encodes the following:
- a CDS encoding MMPL/RND family transporter, whose amino-acid sequence is MSDGGRAVAAGRTIRWLALPIILFWVALCAVLNTATPLLSEVAGTHAVSYSAHDAPSLIAMKRIGKNFQQFNSDTTAMVVLEGRDKLGDSAHRFYDTLIAKLSEDKAHVEHVENFWGDSLTAAGSQSADGKAAYVQLYLAGDQSSSAANESVVAVERIVDSVPPPPGIKAYVTGPGPLNGDTHTYGDRSLEKITLITVVVIALMLFIAYRSLTTVLFVLLTVGVELLTAEGVIATLANNDVIALSTFAVNVLVALAIAASTDYVIFLIGRYQEARAAGMDRDAAYYNMFHGTAHVILASGLTVAGAMYCLSFTRLPVFNTLGWPCSISVLVVIVASLTLAPAVIVVAGRLGTFDPKRNVSTRRWRRIGTIVVRWPGPVLVASILVSLIGLIALPSYQTGYNGRYYLPADTPSNIGFQASDRHFPAARMEPELLMIEADHDLRNPTDMLVLDRIARSIFHTPGIARVQGITRPLGSPIDHASIPFQISAQSAVTIENLKNLRNRVADMSRMTTELQHMIDVSLHIQDLTRQLANVTHGMAGDTRQMRDTTGELRDHLSDFEDLWRPVRSYFYWERHCFDIPLCWSLRSLFDGVDGIDRLSEDVGNLAHHTDQLDEIMPQMLAQMPPLIAAMQTVKDLAQTATSTFSGLITQMDALTRNATVMGQAFDGAKNDDFFYLPPEAFENPDFKRGLSMFLSPDGSSARFFITHKGDPATAEGISHIDGIRQAADEAVKGTPLAAANIYLTGTASTDKDERDGSMYDLMIAAVASLCLIFMIMLAITGSVVASAVIVGTVTISLGSSFGLSVLIWQHMLHMPLHWLVLAMAIIVMLAVGSDYNLLLAARFREEIDAGLKTGMIRAMGSTGGVVTTAGLVFAFTMGAMGTSDLRVVGQIGTTIMIGLLFDTLIVRSFMMPAAATLLGRWFWWPRQVRTHAAPRPAGPSAAPQRPASEYAASAPTAE
- a CDS encoding MmpS family transport accessory protein yields the protein MTGILRRIWVPIVMVVVVTVGTIIVSRLHGVFGSHQHDSDKSNADAIVAFNPKHVVYEIFGPPGATASIHYLDADAQPREVENATVPWTLRIDTTLSAVVANVVAQGDSASLGCRITVNGVVRDELNVSSHDAATSCLVKSA